From the genome of Pseudomonas sp. Teo4, one region includes:
- a CDS encoding MFS transporter, with product MQATKKTHVRYLILFMLFLVTTINYADRATIAIAGSSLQKDLGIDAVTLGYIFSAFGWAYVAGQIPGGWLLDRFGSKNVYAFSIFTWSLFTLLQGFVGGLPVAWAVVTLFTLRFLVGFAEAPSFPGNARIVAAWFPTQERGTASAIFNSAQYFATALFAPIMGWIVFSFGWEHVFVVMGALGIVFSMVWLKTIYNPRQHPRISQDELEHIEQNGGLVDMDQKRGANTGPKWGYIKQLLTSRMLLGVYLGQYCINAITYFFLTWFPVYLVQERGMTILKAGFIASLPAVCGFIGGVLGGVISDWLLRRGNSLTFARKLPIVCGLLLSTTMVFCNYVDAEWMVVGFMTLAFFGKGIGALGWAVVADTSPKQIAGLSGGLFNTFGNIASITTPIVIGYIISATGSFKWALVYVGANALVAVFSYLVIVGPIKRIELRDDPKVEAEPGATGELASSRH from the coding sequence ATGCAAGCGACTAAAAAGACGCATGTGCGCTACCTGATCCTGTTCATGCTGTTCCTGGTGACCACGATCAACTATGCCGACAGAGCTACCATCGCCATCGCAGGCTCCAGCCTGCAGAAAGACCTCGGCATTGACGCCGTAACCCTCGGTTATATCTTCTCCGCCTTCGGATGGGCTTACGTGGCTGGCCAGATTCCTGGTGGCTGGCTGCTCGATCGTTTCGGTTCCAAGAACGTCTACGCCTTCAGTATCTTCACCTGGTCGCTGTTCACCCTGCTGCAGGGCTTCGTCGGCGGTCTGCCGGTGGCCTGGGCGGTCGTGACCCTGTTCACCCTGCGCTTTCTGGTCGGTTTCGCCGAAGCCCCGTCGTTCCCGGGCAACGCCCGCATCGTCGCGGCCTGGTTCCCTACCCAGGAACGCGGTACGGCCTCGGCGATCTTCAACTCGGCGCAATACTTCGCCACTGCGCTGTTCGCTCCAATCATGGGCTGGATCGTGTTCAGCTTCGGCTGGGAGCACGTGTTCGTGGTCATGGGTGCACTCGGCATCGTGTTCTCGATGGTGTGGCTGAAGACCATCTACAACCCGCGCCAGCACCCGCGTATCAGCCAGGACGAGCTCGAACACATCGAGCAGAACGGCGGCCTGGTGGACATGGACCAGAAACGCGGCGCCAACACAGGGCCGAAGTGGGGCTACATCAAGCAACTGCTGACCAGCCGCATGCTCCTGGGCGTGTACCTGGGCCAGTACTGCATCAACGCCATCACCTACTTCTTCCTCACCTGGTTCCCGGTGTACCTGGTGCAGGAACGTGGCATGACCATCCTCAAGGCGGGCTTCATCGCCTCGCTGCCAGCGGTTTGCGGCTTCATTGGCGGGGTGCTCGGCGGTGTGATTTCCGACTGGCTGCTGCGCCGTGGCAACTCGCTGACCTTCGCCCGCAAGCTGCCGATCGTCTGTGGCCTGCTGCTGTCGACCACCATGGTGTTCTGCAACTACGTCGATGCCGAATGGATGGTCGTGGGCTTCATGACCCTGGCCTTCTTCGGCAAAGGCATCGGTGCACTGGGCTGGGCGGTGGTCGCCGACACCTCGCCCAAGCAGATCGCCGGCCTCTCCGGTGGCCTGTTCAACACCTTCGGCAACATCGCCTCGATCACCACGCCGATCGTCATCGGCTACATCATCAGTGCCACCGGTTCGTTCAAGTGGGCACTGGTGTATGTCGGTGCCAACGCGCTGGTGGCGGTGTTCAGCTACCTGGTGATCGTCGGCCCGATCAAGCGGATCGAGTTGCGCGACGACCCAAAGGTTGAAGCCGAG
- a CDS encoding amino acid ABC transporter ATP-binding protein, protein MISIDGLNKHYGAFHVLRDIDLKVREGERIVLCGPSGSGKSTLIRCINRLEVAEQGTIRVDGTDLAATTRQAAQVRSEIGMVFQHFNLFPHMSVLDNCLLAPTSVRGLSRKDAEERARMYLSKVGIESQAHKYPNQLSGGQQQRVAIARALCMKPRIMLFDEPTSALDPEMVAEVLDVLVQLAGTGMTMLCVTHEMGFARQVAERVLFLEGGQIIEDSPPQVFFSQPRTARAKAFLAQILH, encoded by the coding sequence CTGATCAGCATCGATGGCCTTAACAAGCACTATGGCGCCTTCCATGTACTGCGTGACATCGACCTGAAGGTGCGCGAAGGCGAGCGCATCGTGCTGTGCGGCCCGTCCGGCTCGGGCAAGTCGACGCTGATCCGCTGCATCAACCGCCTGGAAGTGGCCGAACAAGGCACCATACGGGTCGACGGCACCGACCTCGCCGCTACCACCCGCCAGGCCGCCCAGGTGCGCAGCGAGATCGGCATGGTGTTCCAGCACTTCAACCTGTTCCCGCACATGAGCGTGCTCGACAATTGCCTGCTGGCCCCTACCAGCGTGCGCGGGCTGTCGCGCAAGGACGCCGAGGAACGCGCGCGGATGTACCTGAGCAAGGTCGGCATCGAAAGCCAGGCGCACAAGTACCCCAACCAGCTCTCCGGCGGCCAGCAGCAACGCGTGGCGATCGCTCGGGCACTGTGCATGAAGCCACGGATCATGCTATTCGACGAACCAACCTCGGCGCTCGACCCGGAAATGGTCGCCGAGGTGCTGGATGTGCTGGTGCAACTGGCCGGCACGGGCATGACCATGCTGTGCGTGACCCATGAGATGGGCTTTGCCCGGCAGGTGGCCGAGCGGGTGCTGTTCCTGGAGGGTGGGCAGATCATCGAGGACAGCCCGCCGCAGGTGTTCTTCAGCCAGCCGCGGACGGCGCGGGCCAAGGCGTTTCTAGCGCAGATACTGCATTGA
- a CDS encoding MurR/RpiR family transcriptional regulator, with translation MSQPIKQRLENSLQGAAASGRKIASYMLANLHELPFQTSASIAAKLGVSESSVGRFCRSLGYPHLKALKQDLQSDLGDGPWLVGDRLQEYRQNHDPSDTAGSLELEMAALVRVHEYRQTDAWHKVAQRLAQKPRVFIAGFQTERGVALCMTHLLQYLRDGVQQVDGSAGHFGEVLLGPAEQSALVVFEARRYSRHALLLCQKARAAGIPVTLVTDTFCDWADAHADEVFRIPTEFNLFWESTAPMLSWVHLMVNEVCKKLGPDVERRLEATAALHNEFVGYTSWPAGKQQ, from the coding sequence ATGAGCCAACCGATCAAGCAACGCCTGGAAAACAGCCTGCAAGGGGCCGCCGCCTCGGGTCGCAAGATCGCCAGCTACATGCTCGCCAACCTGCACGAACTGCCGTTCCAGACTTCGGCCAGCATCGCCGCCAAGCTGGGCGTCAGCGAGTCCAGTGTCGGCCGCTTCTGCCGCTCGCTCGGTTACCCTCACCTCAAAGCGCTCAAGCAAGACTTGCAAAGCGACCTGGGCGATGGCCCGTGGCTGGTGGGTGATCGCCTGCAAGAATACCGCCAGAACCACGACCCCAGCGACACCGCTGGCAGCCTGGAACTGGAAATGGCTGCCTTGGTGCGGGTCCACGAATACCGCCAGACCGACGCCTGGCACAAGGTCGCCCAGCGCCTGGCGCAGAAACCCCGGGTGTTTATCGCCGGTTTTCAGACCGAGCGCGGCGTCGCCCTGTGCATGACCCACCTGCTGCAATACCTGCGCGATGGCGTGCAGCAGGTCGATGGCAGCGCCGGGCACTTCGGCGAAGTGTTGCTCGGGCCCGCCGAGCAAAGCGCCCTGGTGGTGTTCGAGGCCCGCCGATATTCACGTCACGCCCTGCTGCTGTGCCAGAAGGCACGGGCCGCCGGCATCCCCGTCACCCTGGTGACCGACACCTTCTGCGACTGGGCCGACGCCCACGCCGACGAGGTGTTCCGCATACCCACCGAGTTCAATCTGTTCTGGGAATCTACCGCCCCCATGCTGTCGTGGGTGCACCTGATGGTCAACGAGGTCTGCAAGAAGCTCGGGCCGGATGTTGAAAGACGCTTGGAAGCAACTGCCGCTCTACATAACGAGTTCGTCGGCTACACCTCGTGGCCGGCGGGCAAACAACAATAG